From Humisphaera borealis, the proteins below share one genomic window:
- a CDS encoding PSD1 and planctomycete cytochrome C domain-containing protein: MRFAALFFTVLALTCSTTRATTAAESPSPGDLEFFENKIRPVLIERCYKCHSHKEGKDKGGLYLDSRAALLAGGDNGPSIVAGDPGKSKLIEAIAYKNVDLQMPPKGKLSEQQVADFTEWVKRGAPWPAEQGTVVAKPSSNFDIAQRKADHWAWQPVKPVAPPTVKDASWPAGDIDRFILAKLEAKDLKPAEQADRRTLIRRASFAITGLPPTVDEVEAFVADASPNAFEKVVDRLLASPHFGERWARHWLDLVRYAETRGHEFDHAIDGAFQYRDYVIRAFNADVPYDQFVVEHIAGDLLEKPRTGRSGEVNESILATGFWFLGEWVHSPVDIRQDETDRVDNQIDVMGKTFLGLTIGCARCHDHKFDAIKDEDYYALAGFLHSSSYRDVAFENDTFNRGVVGKLAEIDSQTRAKLRAELARATQPTADRLNAYLAAAVAQLRDANAKPPADLNPRIVATWRGELQRAKTAAHPLFVLASIARLNPPATTEQVSKALAELATPAAGQAAITVVDYGAVAPGQWIADGFAFGTQPPSSADFRIGAADAPVAKVFDGATASSDAAGTNATGADLPGLIRTPTFLITKPKLSMLVRGNGKAFICIDSHRMVRGPLHGVSNQQIKAPDWQIKAVDLSGYIGQRAHIEFEAAGQSSLDIRFVKLGDTAEVLPTLGGSVARAIGDRVTSVDGVAGAMAAQLTQAWHVIAKATGPAPAHAALADWLWQKPALLGYDDAAKERVSAILADHAKNRQPIRSQFKLSATAMAMLDGTGFDERLLIRGLHKTPGDVIPRRFLEALDGPAPMKIDRGSGRLQLAQKIASGDNPLTSRVMVNRVWHHLFGRGIVASTDNFGQLGDRPTHPELLDHLAAEFVKDGWSTKRLIRRLILTRTWQMSSRETGVATTADPQNLLLHRSNLQRLEGEAIRDQMLAISGRLDPKLFGPSVDVYLTDFMEGRGRPGRSGPMDGAGRRSIYTAIRRNFLPPMMLAFDMPIPFNAMGKRSASNVPAQALILMNDPFVVEQATLWAKAVLADEKLATADQRIDRMYRMAFARPPSPTEVADANAFLQQQAAELGIDQEKRANDIRTWADLAHVLMNVKEFIYVP; encoded by the coding sequence ATGAGATTCGCCGCTCTCTTTTTCACAGTACTGGCTCTGACGTGCTCCACCACCCGGGCGACGACCGCCGCAGAATCGCCATCGCCCGGCGACCTTGAGTTCTTCGAGAACAAGATCCGCCCTGTGCTGATCGAGCGGTGCTACAAGTGCCATTCGCACAAGGAAGGCAAGGACAAGGGAGGCCTTTATCTTGACAGCCGGGCTGCGTTGCTGGCCGGCGGCGATAACGGGCCGTCGATCGTTGCCGGGGACCCCGGCAAGTCGAAGCTGATCGAAGCGATCGCGTACAAGAACGTCGATCTTCAGATGCCGCCGAAGGGAAAGCTTTCCGAGCAGCAGGTCGCTGACTTCACAGAATGGGTCAAACGCGGCGCACCTTGGCCGGCCGAGCAAGGGACGGTGGTCGCCAAGCCGAGTTCGAACTTCGACATCGCGCAGCGAAAGGCCGACCACTGGGCGTGGCAACCGGTCAAGCCAGTGGCGCCGCCGACGGTCAAAGATGCGTCCTGGCCGGCGGGGGACATCGACCGGTTCATCTTGGCGAAGCTCGAGGCAAAGGATCTGAAGCCGGCCGAGCAGGCCGACCGCCGAACGCTCATCCGCCGGGCGAGTTTCGCGATCACCGGCCTTCCGCCGACAGTGGACGAGGTCGAAGCATTTGTAGCCGATGCTTCGCCGAACGCGTTTGAGAAAGTGGTCGATCGCCTGCTGGCGTCGCCGCACTTCGGCGAGCGATGGGCGCGGCACTGGCTCGATCTTGTCCGCTACGCCGAGACACGCGGCCACGAGTTCGATCATGCCATTGATGGCGCGTTTCAGTACCGCGACTACGTCATCCGGGCCTTCAACGCCGATGTGCCTTACGACCAGTTCGTCGTCGAGCACATCGCCGGCGATCTGTTGGAGAAACCCCGGACAGGCCGCTCGGGGGAGGTCAACGAATCGATCCTGGCGACGGGTTTCTGGTTTCTCGGCGAATGGGTGCACTCGCCCGTCGATATCCGCCAGGACGAGACCGACCGCGTTGACAACCAGATTGACGTCATGGGCAAGACGTTCCTCGGGCTCACCATCGGCTGCGCCCGCTGCCACGATCACAAGTTCGACGCGATCAAGGACGAAGACTATTACGCGCTCGCCGGCTTCCTGCATTCGAGCAGCTACCGCGATGTGGCGTTCGAGAATGACACCTTCAACCGCGGCGTTGTGGGGAAGCTGGCCGAGATTGATAGCCAGACCCGGGCGAAGCTGCGAGCCGAGTTGGCGCGCGCCACGCAGCCGACCGCCGACCGACTGAACGCGTATCTCGCGGCCGCGGTCGCCCAGCTTCGCGATGCCAATGCAAAGCCGCCGGCCGATCTCAACCCGAGGATCGTTGCTACGTGGCGAGGAGAACTGCAGAGGGCCAAGACGGCGGCACACCCGCTGTTCGTGCTGGCATCAATCGCCCGGCTGAATCCGCCGGCGACGACAGAACAGGTATCCAAGGCGCTCGCCGAACTGGCGACGCCGGCGGCCGGGCAGGCCGCCATCACGGTTGTTGACTACGGCGCGGTTGCGCCGGGGCAATGGATCGCCGACGGTTTTGCGTTCGGTACCCAGCCACCTTCGTCCGCGGATTTCCGGATTGGTGCCGCTGACGCGCCGGTCGCAAAAGTCTTTGACGGCGCGACCGCCAGCAGTGACGCCGCCGGGACCAACGCCACCGGCGCCGATTTGCCCGGCTTGATCCGCACGCCGACGTTCCTGATCACCAAGCCGAAGCTGAGCATGCTCGTCCGCGGCAACGGCAAGGCGTTCATTTGCATCGATTCCCACCGGATGGTCCGCGGTCCGTTGCACGGCGTTTCGAACCAGCAAATCAAGGCCCCGGATTGGCAAATCAAAGCCGTCGATCTGAGCGGCTACATCGGTCAGCGGGCCCATATCGAGTTCGAGGCCGCCGGTCAGTCGTCGCTGGACATCCGGTTCGTTAAGCTCGGGGATACGGCAGAAGTACTGCCGACGCTGGGCGGATCGGTCGCCCGCGCCATCGGCGACCGTGTGACCAGCGTGGACGGCGTCGCAGGGGCCATGGCAGCCCAATTGACGCAAGCATGGCACGTCATCGCCAAGGCGACCGGACCCGCACCAGCCCACGCCGCACTCGCCGACTGGCTCTGGCAGAAGCCCGCACTTCTCGGCTACGACGACGCCGCGAAAGAACGCGTGTCGGCAATCCTCGCCGACCACGCCAAGAACCGTCAGCCGATCCGCTCTCAGTTCAAACTGTCCGCCACCGCGATGGCGATGCTCGACGGCACCGGCTTCGACGAGCGCCTGCTGATCCGCGGCCTGCACAAGACGCCCGGCGACGTCATCCCTCGGCGGTTTCTCGAAGCGCTCGACGGCCCGGCGCCGATGAAGATCGATCGCGGCTCCGGCCGGCTGCAACTGGCGCAGAAAATCGCCAGCGGCGATAACCCGCTCACCAGTCGGGTGATGGTTAACCGCGTCTGGCATCACCTCTTCGGCCGGGGCATTGTGGCGAGCACCGACAACTTCGGTCAGCTCGGGGATCGGCCGACGCACCCGGAGCTGCTCGACCACCTCGCCGCCGAGTTTGTGAAAGACGGCTGGTCAACCAAGCGGCTGATCCGCCGGCTCATCCTGACACGCACCTGGCAGATGAGCAGCCGTGAGACAGGAGTCGCGACGACTGCCGACCCGCAAAACCTTCTGCTGCACCGATCGAATCTCCAGCGACTGGAAGGCGAGGCGATTCGCGACCAGATGCTTGCGATCTCCGGCCGGCTCGACCCGAAACTGTTCGGGCCGAGTGTCGACGTCTACCTGACCGACTTCATGGAAGGCCGTGGCCGCCCCGGCAGGAGCGGCCCGATGGACGGTGCCGGCCGCCGGAGCATCTACACCGCCATCCGCCGAAACTTCCTCCCGCCAATGATGCTGGCGTTCGACATGCCCATCCCGTTTAACGCGATGGGCAAGCGCAGCGCGTCGAACGTGCCGGCTCAGGCACTGATCCTGATGAATGATCCGTTCGTCGTCGAACAGGCCACGCTCTGGGCCAAGGCCGTACTTGCCGACGAGAAGCTTGCCACCGCCGACCAGCGAATTGACCGGATGTACCGAATGGCGTTCGCGCGCCCGCCGTCTCCGACGGAAGTCGCCGATGCCAATGCGTTCCTTCAGCAGCAGGCGGCAGAACTGGGAATCGATCAGGAGAAGCGCGCGAACGACATTCGTACCTGGGCCGATCTGGCGCATGTACTGATGAACGTGAAGGAGTTCATTTACGTACCGTGA
- a CDS encoding DUF1501 domain-containing protein — translation MLRNCASGFGAVALSALLNDRAFAADTVPTPGGSPMAARASHFPAKCRNVIFLYMDGGPSQVDTFDPKPMLTRDHGQPFKMKMEPTQFANNGNTLGSPWAFKPGGTCGTPVSDLFPHVRELMDDIAVVRSMTSAFSEHTNANYFLHTGSGLQGRPSMGAWFTYGLGSECQNLPGFVVLNGGLIPPGGLDNFNSGFLPASYQGSVFKPAKQPVANVTPLEARPELQRGKLALMNKLDAGAAQRMGKQDALESAIANYELAFRMQSAVPELMDLTGESAATKTLYGLDATYDKTRTFGLECLIARRLIERGVRFIELTVPNTGNDRWDQHKELKKGHEQNSAAVDQPIAGLLKDLKSRGLLSSTLVVFAGEFGRTPFAQGADGRDHNPFGFSVWMAGGGVKGGTVYGATDDYGYKAVDGKCQIHDLHATMLHLLGLDHKKVTYRWGGRDMRLTDVHGELITPILA, via the coding sequence ATGCTTCGCAACTGCGCCAGCGGGTTCGGCGCGGTGGCGCTGTCGGCGCTGCTGAACGACCGCGCCTTTGCCGCCGATACCGTGCCAACGCCCGGCGGCAGCCCGATGGCGGCGCGGGCTTCGCACTTCCCGGCCAAATGCCGCAACGTCATCTTCCTTTACATGGACGGCGGTCCCTCGCAGGTCGATACCTTCGACCCCAAGCCCATGCTGACCCGCGACCACGGCCAGCCCTTCAAGATGAAGATGGAGCCGACGCAGTTCGCCAACAACGGCAACACGCTCGGCTCGCCCTGGGCGTTCAAACCCGGTGGAACGTGCGGCACGCCGGTGTCGGACCTCTTTCCGCATGTCCGCGAGTTGATGGACGATATCGCCGTCGTGCGGTCGATGACCTCGGCGTTCTCCGAGCACACCAACGCCAATTACTTTCTGCATACCGGCTCCGGCCTGCAGGGCCGGCCGAGCATGGGAGCCTGGTTCACCTACGGTCTGGGCAGCGAGTGCCAGAACCTGCCGGGGTTCGTCGTCCTCAATGGCGGGCTGATTCCGCCGGGCGGGCTCGACAACTTCAACAGCGGCTTCCTGCCGGCATCGTACCAGGGATCGGTTTTCAAGCCGGCCAAACAGCCGGTGGCGAACGTCACGCCGCTGGAGGCCCGGCCCGAGCTTCAGCGCGGCAAGCTCGCGCTGATGAACAAACTTGACGCCGGCGCGGCACAACGCATGGGCAAGCAGGACGCACTGGAGTCGGCGATCGCCAACTACGAGCTGGCGTTCCGCATGCAGTCGGCGGTGCCTGAACTAATGGACCTGACGGGCGAGTCGGCGGCGACCAAGACGCTCTACGGTCTGGACGCGACCTACGACAAAACCCGGACGTTCGGCCTCGAATGCCTGATCGCCCGTCGGTTGATCGAGCGGGGCGTGAGGTTCATTGAGCTGACCGTCCCCAACACCGGCAATGACCGCTGGGACCAGCACAAGGAGCTCAAAAAGGGGCACGAGCAGAATTCGGCCGCGGTGGATCAACCGATCGCCGGCCTGCTGAAGGATCTCAAGAGCCGGGGTCTGCTCTCCAGCACGCTGGTGGTCTTCGCCGGCGAGTTCGGGCGCACGCCTTTCGCGCAGGGTGCCGACGGCCGCGACCACAACCCGTTCGGGTTCAGCGTCTGGATGGCCGGCGGCGGCGTCAAAGGCGGCACCGTCTACGGCGCGACCGACGACTACGGCTACAAAGCCGTCGACGGCAAGTGCCAGATCCACGACCTGCACGCGACCATGCTGCACCTCCTGGGCCTCGACCACAAAAAGGTCACCTACCGCTGGGGCGGCCGCGACATGCGGCTGACGGACGTTCATGGCGAGCTGATCACGCCGATCCTGGCGTGA
- a CDS encoding UdgX family uracil-DNA binding protein (This protein belongs to the uracil DNA glycosylase superfamily, members of which act in excision repair of DNA. However, it belongs more specifically to UdgX branch, whose founding member was found to bind uracil in DNA (where it does not belong), without cleaving it, appears to promote DNA repair by a pathway involving RecA, rather than base excision.) → MYQLTTDRDFDRWRDLARQMLAGQISPPQILWLDREDEPSLLSNTALTPPVSSQPAAQTRVPREYLDLASKVACHRDPDRWNLLYRTLWRLTHGEPELLERVTDDDVYQLGAMERDVRRDRHKMTAFVRFRQVPAESGEEHFVAWHRPDHYIVRLTAPFFRGRFAAMRWTILTPDDSVAWDGHTLHFGPGVPQSQAPQADELESLWRTYYANIFNPARIKIAAMKKELPVRHWSTLPETQLIPDLLAEAPRRVEEMTRKSRENARPGSGPRSSGSARPGDAAAGDLYSASTSPETYASGLPAGKAATFPWTAEPFIPQSRSLKVLAEASKNCRGCDLCDIGSQVVFGEGPHDAMVMFVGEQPGDQEDRQGRPFVGPAGQLLDEVLQQVGIIRDECYVTNSVKHFKFEPRGTRRIHAKPSSREVSACQPWLVREIEVVRPQILVCLGSTAAQTLLGRDFRVTQRRGDVMKTEWSPWTMATIHPSALLRIPDEALRAKSRGEFEADLAKVAEQIAKLKAG, encoded by the coding sequence ATGTACCAGCTCACGACCGACCGAGACTTCGACCGCTGGCGCGACCTAGCCCGGCAGATGCTCGCTGGTCAGATCTCGCCACCCCAGATTCTCTGGCTCGATCGTGAGGATGAGCCGTCGCTGCTGTCGAACACCGCGCTCACCCCACCGGTTTCGTCGCAGCCGGCTGCACAGACCCGGGTGCCACGCGAGTACCTCGACCTGGCGAGCAAGGTCGCCTGTCATCGCGACCCCGATCGCTGGAACCTGCTCTATCGAACACTCTGGCGTCTGACGCACGGCGAGCCGGAACTGCTGGAGCGGGTGACCGACGACGACGTTTATCAACTGGGCGCGATGGAGCGCGACGTCCGCCGCGACCGCCATAAGATGACCGCTTTCGTGCGCTTCCGACAGGTGCCGGCCGAATCGGGCGAAGAACATTTCGTCGCCTGGCACCGGCCGGACCACTACATCGTTCGCCTGACGGCACCGTTCTTCCGCGGCCGGTTCGCGGCGATGCGGTGGACGATCCTGACGCCAGATGATTCGGTCGCGTGGGACGGGCACACGCTGCATTTCGGTCCCGGCGTGCCGCAGTCGCAGGCACCGCAAGCGGACGAGCTAGAGTCCCTCTGGCGGACCTATTACGCGAACATTTTCAACCCCGCCAGAATCAAGATCGCCGCGATGAAGAAAGAGCTGCCCGTCCGGCATTGGTCCACGCTTCCGGAGACGCAGCTCATTCCCGATCTGCTCGCCGAAGCACCAAGAAGGGTTGAGGAAATGACCAGAAAATCGAGAGAAAACGCCCGGCCGGGCAGCGGCCCCCGCAGCAGCGGATCGGCAAGGCCTGGAGACGCTGCTGCCGGAGATCTGTACAGTGCATCAACGTCGCCGGAGACGTACGCGAGTGGCCTCCCCGCTGGCAAGGCCGCCACGTTTCCCTGGACGGCCGAGCCGTTCATTCCCCAGTCGCGCAGCCTGAAGGTGCTCGCCGAAGCGTCCAAGAACTGTCGCGGCTGCGACCTGTGCGATATCGGCTCACAAGTCGTCTTTGGCGAAGGACCGCACGACGCGATGGTCATGTTCGTCGGCGAACAGCCCGGCGATCAGGAAGACCGCCAGGGCCGGCCGTTCGTCGGGCCGGCCGGGCAATTGCTGGACGAGGTGCTTCAGCAGGTCGGCATCATCCGCGACGAGTGCTACGTGACCAACTCGGTCAAGCACTTCAAGTTCGAGCCACGCGGCACGCGGCGAATTCACGCTAAGCCGAGCAGCCGTGAAGTTTCGGCATGTCAGCCGTGGCTGGTACGTGAGATCGAGGTGGTGCGGCCGCAGATTCTCGTTTGCCTCGGATCGACGGCGGCGCAGACATTGCTCGGTCGCGACTTCCGTGTCACCCAGCGGCGCGGAGACGTAATGAAGACCGAATGGTCGCCGTGGACGATGGCGACCATCCATCCTTCGGCATTGCTTCGCATCCCCGACGAGGCACTTCGGGCCAAGTCACGCGGAGAGTTTGAGGCGGATCTGGCGAAGGTGGCCGAGCAGATTGCGAAACTGAAAGCCGGATGA
- a CDS encoding putative DNA modification/repair radical SAM protein, which yields MELRQKLAILADAAKYDASCASSGSRRRNDGTQLGDTTKIGICHSYTPDGRCVSLLKILLTNYCIYDCQFCVNRVTSDTPRARFTPAEVAHLTIEFYKRNYIEGLFLSSGIIRSVDYTMEQLIEVARLLRYQENFNGYIHLKTVPGASPELIERAGLVADRLSANVELPTQEDLDRLAPEKSRQQIEKTMQEMAGQILASGEEVRKHKSAPKFAPAGQSTQMIVGATASTDGQILQTADALYRRHRLRRVYYSAYSPIPHGDDRLPPEPPPLIREHRLYQSDWLIRFYGFGVNELTTAAEPNLSLEMDPKLSWALRNRDRFPVDLNKAPRELLLRIPGLGVRNVDRIIQIRRHQSIRLDDLAKLRAPMRRIRAFVITADHNPEALRIDRDDLAHRVVTPHVQLELFAAAGSARTGEV from the coding sequence ATGGAACTGCGTCAAAAGCTCGCCATTCTCGCCGATGCCGCCAAGTACGATGCCTCGTGCGCCAGCTCCGGATCGCGTCGGCGGAACGACGGCACGCAACTGGGCGACACGACGAAAATCGGCATCTGCCACAGCTACACGCCGGATGGCCGGTGTGTTTCGCTGCTCAAGATCCTGCTGACCAACTACTGCATTTACGACTGCCAGTTCTGTGTCAATCGCGTAACCAGCGACACGCCACGGGCGCGGTTTACGCCGGCCGAGGTCGCACACCTCACAATCGAGTTCTACAAGCGCAACTACATCGAAGGGCTATTCCTCAGCAGCGGGATCATTCGGTCGGTCGACTACACGATGGAGCAGTTGATCGAGGTCGCCCGGTTGCTTCGATACCAGGAGAACTTCAACGGCTACATCCATCTCAAGACCGTTCCCGGGGCCTCGCCGGAGTTGATTGAGCGGGCCGGCCTGGTCGCCGATCGACTGAGCGCTAATGTGGAACTGCCCACGCAGGAAGATCTTGATCGACTCGCGCCGGAAAAATCGCGACAGCAGATCGAGAAGACGATGCAGGAGATGGCCGGGCAGATTCTTGCGTCCGGCGAAGAGGTGCGAAAACACAAGAGCGCACCGAAGTTCGCCCCCGCCGGACAGAGCACGCAGATGATCGTCGGCGCGACGGCCAGCACCGACGGGCAGATCCTGCAGACCGCCGACGCCCTTTACAGGCGGCACCGCCTGCGGCGGGTGTATTACTCGGCGTACAGTCCGATCCCTCACGGCGACGACCGCCTGCCCCCGGAACCGCCGCCGCTCATCCGCGAACACCGGCTGTACCAGTCCGACTGGCTAATTCGGTTTTACGGGTTCGGCGTCAATGAACTCACGACGGCCGCCGAACCGAATCTGTCGCTGGAGATGGACCCCAAGCTGTCGTGGGCGCTGCGGAATCGTGATCGATTTCCGGTGGACCTGAACAAGGCGCCGCGCGAATTGCTACTTCGCATTCCGGGGCTCGGCGTGCGGAATGTCGATCGAATTATCCAGATTCGCCGGCACCAGAGCATCCGTCTGGACGACCTGGCGAAGCTGCGAGCGCCGATGCGGCGGATTCGGGCGTTCGTCATCACCGCCGACCACAATCCCGAGGCGCTGCGAATCGATCGGGACGACCTGGCTCATCGCGTGGTAACGCCGCACGTGCAGCTGGAGTTGTTCGCGGCGGCCGGGTCGGCGCGGACCGGAGAAGTGTGA
- a CDS encoding YceH family protein, with amino-acid sequence MQPLLPDECRVLGVLIEKQMTTPDQYPLTLNAIVNGSNQKNNRFPVLEMDDDQAYAATEGLRQKGLVVVVEQSGARVSKYKHTAAEKLDCRPAELALLAELLMRGPQSAGELRSRASRMQPFESLPSTEGFLRSLMERAEPLVRRLPPAPGTRAEKYAQLLCPDAHPIDAMAVAAGAIVAAETARSSADMPASSSADAELVNRVAALESEVAALKAALSRLAAEIGAADPIAGV; translated from the coding sequence ATGCAACCGCTCCTCCCTGATGAATGCCGTGTGCTCGGCGTGCTCATCGAAAAGCAGATGACCACGCCGGACCAGTACCCGCTCACGCTCAATGCGATCGTGAACGGATCGAACCAGAAGAACAACCGCTTTCCCGTGCTCGAGATGGACGACGACCAAGCCTACGCCGCGACCGAAGGATTGCGACAGAAGGGACTGGTGGTGGTCGTGGAGCAATCCGGGGCGCGGGTGTCGAAGTACAAACACACCGCCGCCGAGAAGCTCGACTGCCGGCCGGCGGAGTTGGCGCTGCTCGCCGAGCTGCTGATGCGCGGTCCGCAGTCGGCGGGGGAACTGCGGAGCCGAGCGTCGCGAATGCAGCCATTCGAATCGCTCCCTTCGACGGAGGGATTCCTGCGGTCGCTGATGGAGCGGGCCGAGCCGCTGGTGCGCCGGCTGCCGCCGGCACCGGGTACGCGTGCAGAAAAGTACGCCCAACTGTTGTGCCCCGATGCCCACCCGATTGATGCAATGGCCGTCGCCGCGGGCGCGATCGTCGCCGCCGAAACGGCGCGATCCTCCGCCGATATGCCCGCCAGCAGTTCGGCGGATGCCGAGCTGGTGAATCGCGTCGCCGCACTTGAAAGCGAGGTCGCAGCCCTGAAGGCCGCCCTGAGCCGACTGGCAGCGGAAATCGGAGCCGCAGACCCCATCGCGGGAGTCTGA
- a CDS encoding RidA family protein, with protein MSSDIRISVTDRFGRQTASSGSKWEPIMGYSRAVRSGNFIAVTGTVGVSADGSYSKSLGDQTRRSLMIIRAAIEALGGKMEQVIRTRMFVTDVSKWEEVARVHGEVFGEIRPATSILEVAKLIDGDAQIEIEADVIVG; from the coding sequence ATGAGCAGCGATATCCGTATTTCCGTCACCGACCGTTTCGGCCGTCAGACCGCCAGCAGCGGCAGCAAGTGGGAGCCGATCATGGGCTATTCCCGCGCCGTCCGCAGCGGCAACTTCATCGCCGTCACCGGCACGGTCGGCGTCAGCGCCGATGGCTCCTATTCCAAGAGCCTCGGCGACCAGACCCGCCGCAGCCTGATGATCATCCGCGCCGCAATCGAAGCCCTCGGCGGCAAGATGGAACAGGTCATCCGCACGCGCATGTTCGTGACGGATGTCAGCAAGTGGGAGGAAGTCGCCCGCGTACACGGCGAAGTCTTCGGCGAAATCCGCCCGGCGACAAGCATCCTGGAAGTGGCAAAGCTGATCGACGGCGACGCGCAGATTGAGATCGAGGCGGATGTGATTGTGGGCTGA
- the purF gene encoding amidophosphoribosyltransferase — MSVPLTVLEDSLLDEYEKKEKCGVFGIWGPKEAAQITYTGLFAQQHRGQESAGIAVTDGKDLNGHTGMGLVSQVFTPRMLREELAGTGAIGHVRYSTTGSSKLANAQPLLREFSLGPVAVAHNGNLINAQLLRKEYEAHGHIFQSTTDTEIIVHLLAKPSHASKADPLIHVLKHLQGAFSLLFLFPDRIEACRDPYGIRPLALGRTREGHWCVASETCAFDAIDAEYVRDIEPAEIVRIDDSGVSTRKYDVPAPELAQCMFEHVYFSNPASKIFGQNVHITREAMGRQLAREAPVKADFVMPMPDSGRSAALGFSKESKIDFEEGIVPNRFVGRTFILPGQAARDKAVAVKLNIIPDVVRDKRVVIVEDSVVRGTTTRSKMRAIRRAGAKEIHLRVSCPPIRHPCFYGIDFPTNQELIAYNRTVQEVADFLEVDSLAYLSLEGMAACMRGQPKDYCSACWSGHYKIPIDQPQSKFYFERDQLKMF; from the coding sequence TTGAGCGTTCCGCTCACCGTGCTTGAAGACAGTCTTCTCGATGAATACGAGAAGAAAGAAAAATGCGGCGTCTTCGGCATCTGGGGCCCGAAGGAAGCGGCGCAGATCACCTACACCGGGCTGTTCGCGCAGCAGCACCGAGGTCAGGAATCCGCCGGCATTGCCGTCACCGATGGCAAGGATTTGAATGGCCATACAGGCATGGGCCTAGTCAGCCAGGTGTTCACGCCGCGCATGCTGCGGGAAGAACTCGCCGGCACCGGCGCGATCGGGCACGTGCGCTACAGCACCACCGGTAGCAGCAAGCTCGCCAACGCGCAGCCGCTGCTGAGAGAGTTCTCCCTCGGCCCGGTCGCCGTGGCGCACAACGGCAACCTCATCAATGCTCAACTGCTGCGCAAGGAATATGAAGCCCACGGGCACATCTTCCAGAGCACGACCGACACCGAGATCATCGTCCACCTGCTGGCCAAGCCGAGCCATGCCAGCAAGGCCGATCCGCTGATCCACGTTCTAAAGCATCTGCAGGGTGCGTTCAGCCTGCTGTTCCTCTTCCCCGACCGCATCGAGGCCTGCCGCGACCCGTACGGCATCCGTCCGCTGGCCCTCGGCCGCACAAGGGAAGGCCACTGGTGTGTCGCAAGTGAGACGTGCGCCTTCGACGCGATCGACGCAGAGTACGTCCGCGATATCGAGCCTGCGGAGATCGTCCGCATCGACGACAGCGGCGTCAGCACCCGCAAATACGATGTGCCCGCGCCCGAACTGGCCCAGTGCATGTTCGAGCACGTCTACTTCAGCAACCCCGCGAGCAAGATCTTCGGGCAGAACGTGCACATCACCCGCGAGGCGATGGGCCGCCAACTCGCCCGCGAAGCACCGGTGAAGGCCGACTTCGTCATGCCGATGCCCGACAGCGGCCGGTCGGCGGCGCTGGGTTTCTCGAAGGAAAGCAAGATCGACTTTGAAGAAGGCATCGTCCCCAACCGCTTCGTCGGCCGAACATTCATCCTCCCCGGCCAGGCCGCGCGCGATAAAGCCGTCGCGGTGAAGCTGAATATCATTCCAGACGTGGTGCGCGACAAGCGCGTGGTAATCGTGGAAGACTCGGTCGTCCGCGGGACGACGACGCGCTCCAAGATGCGCGCCATTCGCCGGGCCGGCGCGAAAGAGATCCACCTTCGCGTCAGTTGCCCGCCGATCCGCCATCCCTGTTTCTACGGCATCGACTTCCCCACCAACCAGGAACTGATCGCCTACAACCGCACCGTGCAGGAAGTCGCCGACTTCCTGGAGGTCGACAGCCTGGCGTACCTGTCGCTCGAAGGCATGGCCGCGTGCATGCGCGGCCAGCCGAAGGACTACTGCTCGGCTTGCTGGAGCGGGCACTACAAGATCCCGATCGACCAGCCGCAGAGCAAGTTCTACTTCGAGCGGGATCAGCTGAAGATGTTCTAG